A genome region from Amblyraja radiata isolate CabotCenter1 chromosome 4, sAmbRad1.1.pri, whole genome shotgun sequence includes the following:
- the slc25a32 gene encoding mitochondrial folate transporter/carrier yields MASGVGQAAEAELSQAAPPPPPLIRFVQLVRYENLVAGISGGVVSTLALHPLDLIKIRFAVSDGLHTRPKYNGILHCIKSIWKVDGIQGLYQGVTPNAWGAGLSWGLYFFFYNAIKAYKQDGIPTLSATQHLVSAAEAGAMTLCITNPIWVTKTRLVLQYNATTDPSKRAYKGMFHALLKIYQNEGIRGLYKGFVPGLFGTSHGALQFMAYEELKKEYNNHRNMAAGAKLNTLEYITMAALSKVFAVTTTYPYQVIRARLQDQHTRYSGVTNAIWRTWRNEGIHGFYKGILPNVFKVTPACCITFLVYENVLQFLFGLQQQ; encoded by the exons ATGGCGTCGGGAGTCGGCCAGGCCGCCGAGGCCGAGCTGTCGCAGGcagcgccgccgccgccaccgctgaTCCGCTTTGTGCAGCTGGTCAGGTACGAGAACTTGGTGGCCGGCATCAGCGGCGGAGTGGTGTCAACCCTGGCGCTGCACCCGCTCGACCTCATCAAGATCAGGTTCGCAG TGAGTGATGGTCTGCATACGAGGCCAAAATACAATGGAATTTTACATTGTATCAAGAGCATTTGGAAAGTTGATGGAATTCAAGGGCTTTACCAAGGAGTTACCCCCAATGCCTGGGGCGCAGGATTGTCTTGGGGATTATACTTCTTCTT TTATAATGCCATCAAGGCATACAAGCAAGATGGGATTCCAACACTCAGCGCTACTCAGCACCTCGTCTCAGCTGCTGAAGCTG GTGCGATGACTCTTTGCATTACAAATCCAATTTGGGTGACTAAGACACGATTGGTTCTGCAATATAATGCAACTACTGATCCATCAAAGAGAGCATACAAAGGCATGTTTCATGCCCTTTTGAAAATATATCAGAATGAAGGTATTCGTGGGCTTTACAAG GGATTTGTGCCGGGACTTTTTGGGACCTCACATGGTGCTCTCCAATTCATGGCTTATGAGGAGCTGAAGAAAGAATACAATAATCACAGGAATATGGCAGCAGGTGCAAAACTG AACACCTTAGAATACATAACCATGGCTGCATTGTCCAAAGTATTTGCTGTGACAACAACCTATCCATATCAAGTGATACGTGCTCGGCTGCAGGATCAACATACCCGGTATTCTGGAGTAACTAATGCTATATGGAGAACGTGGAG GAATGAAGGCATTCATGGATTTTACAAAGGAATTCTTCCAAACGTGTTCAAAGTGACACCTGCATGCTGCATTACATTTCTAGTGTATGAAAATGTTTTACAATTTCTATTTGGTTTACAACAACAGTGA